A single genomic interval of Devosia oryziradicis harbors:
- the ccmA gene encoding heme ABC exporter ATP-binding protein CcmA, translating into MTQRQVFPPLTLVATGLVCGRGGIGLTAALSFSVGPGQCLLLRGPNGSGKTTLLLTLANTVAPLAGAFALEGQDPDAGPQLHHCGHRNAIKPRLSVLENLDFWRAVNGATGIATRAALDEVGLGPLADLDAGYLSAGQSRRLALARLLVSHRSLWLLDEPTAALDLDGHALLTRLIDRHLDMGGLAIAATHDPITLPDPARMETLVLGARP; encoded by the coding sequence ATGACGCAAAGGCAAGTCTTTCCCCCGCTGACCCTTGTTGCCACCGGCCTGGTCTGCGGGCGGGGTGGCATCGGATTGACCGCTGCGCTGAGCTTTTCGGTCGGGCCGGGACAGTGCCTGCTGTTGCGCGGCCCCAATGGCTCGGGCAAGACGACACTGCTGCTGACGCTGGCCAACACGGTGGCGCCACTGGCCGGCGCTTTCGCCCTGGAGGGACAAGACCCCGACGCCGGGCCGCAGCTCCATCATTGCGGCCATCGCAACGCCATCAAGCCGCGGCTGAGCGTGCTGGAAAATCTCGATTTCTGGCGCGCGGTCAATGGCGCAACCGGTATTGCCACGAGGGCCGCGCTGGACGAAGTGGGGCTCGGCCCCTTGGCCGATCTCGATGCCGGCTACCTGTCGGCCGGGCAATCGCGCCGGCTGGCGCTGGCCCGGTTGCTGGTCAGCCACCGCTCCCTCTGGCTGCTCGACGAGCCGACCGCGGCGCTCGATCTCGATGGCCACGCCCTGCTGACCCGCCTGATCGACCGGCACCTGGACATGGGCGGCCTGGCCATTGCCGCGACGCATGACCCGATCACCCTGCCCGATCCGGCGCGCATGGAAACCCTGGTCCTGGGGGCACGACCATGA
- a CDS encoding heme ABC transporter permease, with the protein MSMETTPKQSWWNRIAHPGQFVAWTRPLLWPLTILTAVLFVAGLWFAFFNSPEDYQMGDTVRIMYVHVPNAWLSQFVYGVMTVSALGTLVWRHPMADVSMKAAAPLGALFTALALFTGALWGRPTWGTFWEWDGRMTSTLVLLFIYLGIIALWRAFDDQLRAARVIAVFTLVGAVNIPIIKFSVDWWSTLHQPASVFRADGPRMPGSILTPLFVMFFAFTFLFLTLHLKAMHTEVKRRRVMTLQRKAAQGAGA; encoded by the coding sequence ATGAGCATGGAAACCACACCCAAGCAGAGCTGGTGGAATCGGATTGCCCATCCGGGGCAGTTCGTCGCCTGGACGCGGCCATTGCTCTGGCCATTGACCATCCTGACGGCTGTGCTGTTCGTGGCCGGACTCTGGTTTGCCTTTTTCAATTCGCCCGAGGACTACCAGATGGGCGATACCGTGCGCATCATGTATGTCCACGTCCCCAATGCCTGGCTGTCGCAGTTCGTCTATGGCGTGATGACGGTCTCGGCGCTGGGCACCCTGGTCTGGCGCCACCCCATGGCCGATGTCTCGATGAAAGCCGCGGCGCCACTGGGTGCCCTCTTCACCGCCTTGGCCCTGTTCACCGGCGCGCTCTGGGGGCGCCCGACCTGGGGGACCTTCTGGGAATGGGATGGGCGCATGACCTCGACGCTCGTGCTGCTCTTCATCTATCTGGGCATCATCGCGCTGTGGCGCGCCTTCGACGATCAGCTGCGCGCCGCCCGGGTCATTGCCGTCTTCACCCTGGTCGGGGCGGTCAATATCCCCATCATCAAGTTCTCGGTGGATTGGTGGAGCACGCTGCACCAGCCCGCATCGGTGTTCCGCGCCGATGGCCCGCGCATGCCCGGCTCGATCCTGACCCCGCTCTTCGTGATGTTTTTCGCGTTTACATTCCTGTTCCTGACGCTGCACCTCAAGGCCATGCATACCGAGGT
- the ccmB gene encoding heme exporter protein CcmB, whose translation MTAFWAMLARELRLALRGGGDMLTLILFFVIVGAIVPFAVGPDRVLLARIAPGMVWIAAFLAMLLGLDRLFRPDHEDGSLILLRQADLPLSGVVAAKLAAHWLVSALPLIVASPFLALLLAMELDTFWRVLLSLLLGTPALAAFGAVGAAVTVSIRRGGLIAPILIAPLSIPVLIFGTGSITASQSGAAMLFLAALSLMAVALAPFAAALAISSGED comes from the coding sequence ATGACGGCTTTCTGGGCGATGCTGGCACGCGAACTGCGCCTGGCCCTGCGCGGCGGGGGCGACATGCTGACGCTGATCCTGTTCTTCGTCATCGTGGGGGCCATCGTCCCGTTTGCCGTCGGCCCCGATCGCGTGTTGCTGGCCCGCATCGCCCCCGGCATGGTGTGGATCGCGGCCTTCCTGGCCATGCTGCTCGGGCTCGACCGCCTGTTTCGTCCTGATCATGAGGACGGCTCGCTGATCCTGCTCCGGCAGGCCGATTTGCCGCTGAGCGGGGTCGTCGCGGCAAAGCTGGCCGCACACTGGCTGGTCTCGGCCCTGCCGCTGATCGTGGCGTCGCCATTCCTGGCCCTGTTGCTCGCCATGGAACTCGATACGTTCTGGCGCGTGCTGCTCTCGTTGCTGCTGGGCACCCCCGCCTTGGCCGCCTTTGGCGCCGTGGGTGCGGCCGTCACCGTGTCGATCCGGCGGGGCGGGCTGATCGCGCCCATCCTCATCGCGCCACTGTCGATCCCCGTGCTGATCTTCGGCACCGGCAGCATCACCGCCAGTCAATCAGGCGCGGCAATGCTGTTTCTTGCGGCATTGAGCCTCATGGCCGTGGCGCTGGCTCCCTTTGCCGCCGCCCTTGCGATAAGTTCGGGCGAGGACTAG